The Longimicrobium sp. genomic sequence GCGAGAAGCTGATCTCCAACAACGACGAGATCCGCTGGTTCCCGTCCGAGGTGGGGAGCGGCCGCTTCGGCGAGTGGCTGGAGAACAACGTGGACTGGGCCATCTCGCGCACCCGCTACTGGGGCACGCCGCTCCCATTCTGGGTGTGCGACGAGCACCCGTCGCACCTGGAGTACATCGGCGGCTTCGACCAGCTTCGCGAGCGCACCGGGCTGGCCGAGCTGCCGGACCCGCATCGCCCGTACGTGGACGAGCTGACCTGGCCCTGCGCGCAGTGTAAAGGCACCATGCGCCGCACACCGGAGGTCGTGGACGTGTGGTTCGATTCGGGCGCCATGCCTTTCGCGCAGCACCACTTCCCGTTCGAGAACCAGAAGACCTTCGAGGCGCAGTTCCCCGCGGACTTCATCTGCGAGGGGGTGGACCAGACGCGCGGGTGGTTCTACTCGCTCCTGGCGATCTCCACGCTGCTGGGGCGCGGGCCGTCGTTCCGCAACGTGATCGTCAACGACATGGTGCTGGACGCGGAGGGGCTCAAGATGTCCAAGTCCCGCGGCAACATCGTGAACCCGTGGGAGGCGATCGAGCAGTTCGGGGCGGACGCGGTGCGCTGGTACATCCTCACCTCGTCGCACCCCTGGATCCCCAAGCGCTTCGATCCGGAGGGCGTCAAGGAGGTCCAGCGCAAGACGTTCGACACGCTGCGCCAGACGTACCGCTTCTTCGCGCTCTACGCCGACCTGGAGGGCTGGACGCCGGGCGGCGACGATCCAAAGGTGGCGGACCGCTCCGTGCTGGACCGCTGGCTCCTCTCGCGGCTGTCGTCGGTCACGGCGACGGTGGGCGCGCACATGGAGGGGTACAACCTGACGCACGCGGTGCGCGCCATCGCGGACTTCGTGGTGGACGACCTGAGCAACTGGTACGTCCGCCGCTCCCGCGACCGCTTCTGGGGAAGCGCAGACCGCGCCGACACCCGCGCCGCCTTCGCCACGCTGCACGAGGCGCTGGTCACCGTCACGCGGATGATGGCCCCCGTCGCGCCGTTCCTCGCCGACTGGCTGCACCGCGCGCTCTGCGACGACGCCAGCGTGCACCTGGCCGACTTCCCGGTGGCGGACGAACTGTTTATCAAGAAAGATCTCGAGCGCGGGATGAATGCCGTGCGCGCGCTCAGCACCCTGGGCCGCGCCGCTCGCGAAACCGTGTCGATCCGGGTGCGCCAGCCGCTGGGCAGGGTCTATTGCGTGGTGCCCGCCGGCGTCCGCGCGGACGAGGACCTCCTCGCCATCCTGCGCGACGAGCTGAACGTGAAGGAGGTGGCGTTCATGGACCGCGCGGAGGAGCTGGTGACCTTCAGCGCGCGGCCCAACTTCAAGGTGATCGGCGCCAAGTTCGGTAAGGCGACTCCGCGCGTGGGCGCCGCCATCCGCGACCTCGCCTCCGAGGCGATCGCGGCTTTCCGCGGCGGCGCGCCCCTCACCGTGCAGGCGGACGGCGAGACGTACACCCTGAGCGGCGACGAGATGGATGTGGTACAGGGGGCGAAGGGTGACTTCGTGGTGCAGGCGGAGGGCGGCTACACGCTCGCCCTCGACCCTACGCTCACCCCCGAGCTGCGCGCGGAAGGGCTGGCGCGCGAGGTGGTCAACCGCGTGCAGAAGCTGCGCAAGGACACGGGGCTGGAGGTGTCCGACCGCATCCGGCTTGGCGTGTTCGGCGGGTCGGAGGTGACTGAGGCCGTGGAGCGCTTCCGGGCCCTTGTGGCGGGCGAGACGCTGGCGGTTGAGATCGAGACGGGACCCGTGCCGCGTTTGGACGGGTACGAGGCGGTCCGCGAGGTGGACCTGGACGGAGTCACGGCGACGATCGCGCTGGTCCGCGTCGCGCCCACCCAATCCTAGTGAGATGAACGATACGCTGATGACGCAGAGCGAGCCGGCCCGGGCCGTCCACACCGACACGCCGGCCGAGGCGCGCAGCAAGACGGCGCTCTACGTCGGGATGGTGGCGGGGGTGGTGATCGTGGACCAGATCACCAAGTTCATCGTCGAGCGCAACATGCGCCTGTACGATCCGCACCCGGTGCTGGGCGACTTCTTCCGCCTCACCTTCATCTACAACCGCGGCGCCGCCTTCGGCATCCACGTGGGCGGATGGTCGCGCATCGTCTTCATGCTGCTGGCCGTGGTCGCCACCATCGCGCTGGGGATGATGTACCGCTCCACCCCCTGGCGCGACCGGGCCCGCCTGATCGCCATCGCGGGCGTGACGGGCGGGGCCATCGGCAATCTGATCGACCGGTTGCGCTCGTCGCGCGGGGTGGTGGACTTCTTCGACGTGGGGCTCGCCGGGCTGCGCTGGCCGGTGTTCAACGTGGCGGACATCTTCGTCACCTGCGGCGCGCTGGTGCTGGCCTTCTCGTTGTGGAAAGAGGAGCAGCACACGGAGCGCGAGCGGGATGCCGCGCGCTGAAGAGACGCGCGAGCTGCTCGCCGGCGAGGACGTCGGCGAGCGGCTGGACAGCTGGCTCGCGGCGCGGCTGGACACCTCGCGCTCCCGCGCGGCGCAGTGGATCGAGGAAGGGCGCGTCCTCCTGAACGGCGCCACGCCCAAGAAGCGCGACAAGCCCTCCCCCGGCGACCGCATCACCGTCACCCTCCCCGCGCCCGAGCCCTCCGCCCTCGCGGCCGAGGAGATCCCGCTCGACGTCGTCTACCAGGACGCCGACCTCCTCGTCCTCAACAAGGCGGCGGGGATGGTGGTGCATCCCGCCCCCGGCCACGCGACCGGGACGCTGGTCAACGCCCTCCTCCACGCGGTCGGCGACCTGTCGGGGATCGGCGGCGTGCTGCGTCCCGGCATCGTGCACCGCCTCGACCGCGACACGAGCGGGCTGATGATCGTGGCCAAGCACGACGAGGCGCACCGCACCCTCTCCGACGCGCTGAAGCGCCGCGAGATCCGCCGCGCGTACCTGGCGGCCGCGTGGGGGCACCTGCCCGAGGAGCGGATCACCGTCGACGCCCCCGTCGGCCGCCACCTCACCGACCGCAAGCGGATGGGGGTGGTGCAGGGGGGGCGGCGCGCCGTGACGCACTTCCAGCTGGTCGAGCGCTGGCGTGCCGCCGACCTGGTGCGTGCCGACCTGGAGACGGGGCGCACGCACCAGATCCGCGTGCATCTCCTTCACCTGGGCCACCCCGTCGTCGGAGACGCCACCTACGGCGCCGACCGGCACAAGGGCGTATCCGGGCCCGACCGCACCTGGGCCGCGGGGCTGGCGAAGCGGGTGCGCCGCCAGTTCCTGCACGCCTTCGAGCTTCGCTTCCTGCACCCGCGCACGGGGGAGGAGCTCCACTTCCAGGCGCCGCTGCCGGTGGAGCTGGAGGCCGCGGCGGAGTGGGCGCGGGGGTAGCGCGGGCGGGCCCCCTCCCCCGCTCGTTCCTCGCGGCCCCTCCCCCAAACCAGCCTGGGGGTGGGGCGGTGGCATGGATTCGTGTGCGGGTGGCGGCGGCCGGGGCGGGGGCGGGCACGGGCGGCGACGCGGGGCCGCCGTCGTGGTGCGTGGTAGGTGGGTAGACGTCACTCTAACGCTGCTACGTCCTGTCCGATGAGCGCGATGCTGTTCACCCATCCTGTCCCCGCCTGCACGCCCGAGGAATCGTACGCTTCCACTTCGTACCAGCGTGTTTCCTCGTGGAAGGCACTCGATAAGATCCGGATACTCCCTCCGCG encodes the following:
- a CDS encoding RluA family pseudouridine synthase, which gives rise to MPRAEETRELLAGEDVGERLDSWLAARLDTSRSRAAQWIEEGRVLLNGATPKKRDKPSPGDRITVTLPAPEPSALAAEEIPLDVVYQDADLLVLNKAAGMVVHPAPGHATGTLVNALLHAVGDLSGIGGVLRPGIVHRLDRDTSGLMIVAKHDEAHRTLSDALKRREIRRAYLAAAWGHLPEERITVDAPVGRHLTDRKRMGVVQGGRRAVTHFQLVERWRAADLVRADLETGRTHQIRVHLLHLGHPVVGDATYGADRHKGVSGPDRTWAAGLAKRVRRQFLHAFELRFLHPRTGEELHFQAPLPVELEAAAEWARG
- the ileS gene encoding isoleucine--tRNA ligase gives rise to the protein MKKHPELPASTTALEEEILGRWQAEDTFRQSLERTRDGKPFVFYEGPPTANGRPGIHHVFSRAIKDSVARFRTMQGRHVPRIAGWDTHGLPVEIEAEKRLGISGKKQIEEIGIARFNEVCRESVLTYTDEWERFSARIGYWLDYSKPYVTFQPEYIESVWWLLKEIADRGLVYRGHKILPYCPRCGTGLSSHEVALGYKDVKDPSLYVTLPILKEDGTEDGREFLVWTTTPWTLVSNVALAVNPELEYAEVDWEGRTLVLVAARVPALFGAEANVLRTFPASEIVGLRYKRPFDWVELTAFADEEVRRGWHVLPADFVSADDGTGIVHMSPAFGADDYAVCREHGLPVLQPVDDRGAFRASLPLVGGKFVKDADTDLVIELKKRGQVFRSTKEEHSYPHCWRCQSPLLYMARDSWFIRTTELREKLISNNDEIRWFPSEVGSGRFGEWLENNVDWAISRTRYWGTPLPFWVCDEHPSHLEYIGGFDQLRERTGLAELPDPHRPYVDELTWPCAQCKGTMRRTPEVVDVWFDSGAMPFAQHHFPFENQKTFEAQFPADFICEGVDQTRGWFYSLLAISTLLGRGPSFRNVIVNDMVLDAEGLKMSKSRGNIVNPWEAIEQFGADAVRWYILTSSHPWIPKRFDPEGVKEVQRKTFDTLRQTYRFFALYADLEGWTPGGDDPKVADRSVLDRWLLSRLSSVTATVGAHMEGYNLTHAVRAIADFVVDDLSNWYVRRSRDRFWGSADRADTRAAFATLHEALVTVTRMMAPVAPFLADWLHRALCDDASVHLADFPVADELFIKKDLERGMNAVRALSTLGRAARETVSIRVRQPLGRVYCVVPAGVRADEDLLAILRDELNVKEVAFMDRAEELVTFSARPNFKVIGAKFGKATPRVGAAIRDLASEAIAAFRGGAPLTVQADGETYTLSGDEMDVVQGAKGDFVVQAEGGYTLALDPTLTPELRAEGLAREVVNRVQKLRKDTGLEVSDRIRLGVFGGSEVTEAVERFRALVAGETLAVEIETGPVPRLDGYEAVREVDLDGVTATIALVRVAPTQS
- the lspA gene encoding signal peptidase II, yielding MNDTLMTQSEPARAVHTDTPAEARSKTALYVGMVAGVVIVDQITKFIVERNMRLYDPHPVLGDFFRLTFIYNRGAAFGIHVGGWSRIVFMLLAVVATIALGMMYRSTPWRDRARLIAIAGVTGGAIGNLIDRLRSSRGVVDFFDVGLAGLRWPVFNVADIFVTCGALVLAFSLWKEEQHTERERDAAR